A stretch of the Corylus avellana chromosome ca6, CavTom2PMs-1.0 genome encodes the following:
- the LOC132185909 gene encoding serine decarboxylase, with the protein MVESVESGAVEVFDPIAVVAEPLPANGEMGRAKEKANVREIVLGRNVHTMCLPITEPDANDECTGDKEAYMASVLARYRKTLIERTKHHLGYPYNLDFDYGDLAQLQHFSINNLGDPFIESNYGVHSRPFEVGVLDWFARLWEIEKNEYWGYITNCGTEGNLHGVLVGREVFPDGILYASRDSHYSIFKAARMYRMECVKVGTLVSGEIDCADFKVKLLANKDKPAIINVNIGTTVKGAVDDLDLVIQTLEECGFTHDRFYIHCDGALFGLMMPFVKRAPKVTFKKPIGSVSVSGHKLVGCPMPCGVQITRLEHINALSRNVEYIASRDATIMGSRNGHAPIFLWYTLNRKGYKGFQKEVQKCLRNAHYLKACLFAAGISAMLNELSSTVVFERPLDEEFIRRWQLACQGNIAHVVVMPNVTIEKLDDFLKELVEKRSTWYPGGKVQPPCIATEIGSENCLCTLHKSVSRE; encoded by the exons ATGGTTGAGAGCGTAGAGAGCGGGGCGGTGGAGGTCTTCGATCCGATTGCTGTGGTGGCGGAGCCGTTGCCAGCGAACGGCGAGATGGGGCGAGCGAAAGAGAAAGCTAACGTCAGGGAGATCGTGCTGGGGCGAAATGTACACACAATGTGCTTGCCCATCACGGAGCCCGACGCCAACGACGAGTGCACCGGCGATAAGGAGGCATACATGGCTAGCGTGTTGGCTCGCTACAGAAAGACCCTCATTGAACGGACTAAACACCATTTAG GTTATCCTTATAATCTGGACTTCGATTATGGTGATCTGGCGCAATTGCAGCATTTCTCCATTAACAATCTCGGTGATCCTTTTATTGAGAGCAACTATGGTGTCCATTCAAGGCCGTTTGAAGTTGGCGTTTTAGATTGGTTTGCTCGTCTCTGGGAAATAGAGAAGAACGAATATTGGGGATACATCACAAATTGTGGTACAGAAGGCAATCTTCATGGGGTTTTAGTTGG GAGGGAAGTGTTCCCGGATGGGATTTTGTACGCGTCCCGTGACTCccattattctatttttaaagcAGCCCGAATGTATAGAATGGAGTGTGTTAAGGTTGGCACTTTGGTTTCTGGTGAGATTGATTGTGCAGATTTTAAAGTTAAGCTACTTGCAAACAAAGACAAACCTGCCATCATCAATGTTAATATAG GGACAACCGTCAAAGGTGCTGTTGATGACCTTGATCTTGTAATACAAACTTTGGAAGAATGTGGATTCACACATGACCGGTTCTACATTCATTGTGATGGAGCTTTATTTGGACTTATGATGCCTTTTGTCAAACGA GCACCAAAGGTTACTTTTAAGAAGCCCATAGGCAGTGTGAGTGTTTCTGGCCATAAGCTTGTTGGATGTCCAATGCCTTGCGGTGTTCAGATAACAAGGCTGGAGCACATCAATGCGCTGTCAAGAAATGTTGAGTATATTGCTTCAAGGGATGCCACAATAATGGGAAGCCGGAATGGTCATGCTCCTATCTTCCTGTGGTACACCCTCAACAGAAAAGGCTACAAAGGGTTCCAGAAAGAAGTACAGAAATGCCTTAGAAATGCTCACTATTTGAAAGCTTGCCTATTTGCTGCTGGTATTAGTGCCATGCTAAATGAGCTCAGCAGCACAGTTGTGTTTGAGCGACCTTTGGATGAGGAGTTCATTCGCAGGTGGCAGTTAGCTTGCCAAGGAAATATTGCACATGTGGTGGTGATGCCAAATGTCACCATTGAGAAGCTGGATGATTTCTTGAAGGAATTAGTGGAAAAACGTTCAACTTGGTATCCGGGTGGAAAAGTCCAGCCTCCTTGTATTGCAACAGAGATAGGGAGTGAGAATTGTCTTTGCACTCTGCATAAGTCAGTCAGTAGGGAGTGA